One genomic window of Onychomys torridus chromosome 19, mOncTor1.1, whole genome shotgun sequence includes the following:
- the LOC118570394 gene encoding uncharacterized protein LOC118570394 isoform X5, with amino-acid sequence MVADAERREPRGTRRRPRRADGSGARARMAAKPRRSPALSRRACRELCVEGAGDCGRAATTGRRCLPPPLPVHLVHRALPRSTGRAPPAGRSPHPAGGFPLPLHPCPDQQPTWPRGGPCKRQMPWPEEGTLNRMQVMCVEPASPESKEQKQQNELKT; translated from the exons ATGGTGGCCGACGCGGAGCGGAGAGAGCCGCGGGGGACGCGCCGACGCCCTCGTAGAGCAGATGGCAGCGGTGCCCGAGCTCGGATGGCAGCGAAGCCCCGCCGCTCTCCTGCCCTCTCCCGGCGCGCGTGTCGCGAGCTCTGCGTGGAGGGGGCGGGGGACTGCGGGCGAGCAGCCACCACTGGCCGCCGCTGCTTACCTCCGCCCCTTCCAGTCCACCTGGTCCACCGAGCGCTGCCAAGAAGCACAGGTCGGGCGCCACCTGCCGGCCGCTCGCCGCACCCGGCGGGAGGCTTTCCCCTCCCGCTGCACCCATGCCCTGATCAACAACCAACTTGGCCCAGAGGCGGGCCATGCAAGCGACAAATGCCTTGGCCAGAGGAAG GGACACTCAACCGCATGCAAGTGATGTGCGTGGAACCAGCCTCCCCGGAAAGCAAGGAACAGAAGCAACAAAATGAACTGAAAACATAA